A window of Auraticoccus monumenti contains these coding sequences:
- a CDS encoding HNH endonuclease signature motif containing protein: MTKHRTDAAATLLADVRADRAAENAAAARILVRAAEWADLHPPVEDDYTASATLGGRPTGAPLAGEGTPQVDEGCIAELAAALRCSTDAGTTLIGQALELRHRLPRLWALVHTGKVAPWQARLVAGRTMHLTREAATFVDDQVAAVTGKIGLTQLDRLITTAITRYMPAEAERQRVEAEEKRRFDIFHDQDGRRHGLAEVVGVLDLPDALDLDAAIGAGARMLAEAGVDKSLDVRRSMAAGELARSQPALDLTTTSEPGPLGDPADQPHDPTTTSSAPGPASTTLRPHRAPSQVTLYVHLSADALTGRSQQPGWVGNTGTPVTADQIRDWCGRPDTTITVRPVIDLNTTSSVEGYEVPDRIREHIALRDRTCVFPWCSRPAHPRSTRQRSDGTDTWSTDADHIQPFAAGGETSTNNLAPLCRKHHRLKTHTRWRYRMLALGHYEWASPHELRFQRGPDGSTVDLSPEEPKPAARIRHEQASAHAADPPPEPSAARPRTPALTTAG, from the coding sequence ATGACGAAGCACCGCACCGACGCCGCAGCCACCCTGCTGGCCGACGTGCGCGCCGACCGCGCAGCCGAGAACGCCGCCGCCGCCCGGATCCTCGTCAGAGCCGCGGAGTGGGCCGACCTCCACCCACCGGTCGAAGACGACTACACCGCCTCCGCCACCCTCGGCGGCCGCCCCACCGGGGCACCACTGGCTGGTGAAGGGACGCCGCAGGTGGATGAGGGCTGCATCGCCGAGCTCGCCGCGGCGCTGCGTTGCTCCACCGACGCCGGCACCACCCTCATCGGCCAAGCCCTCGAACTACGGCACCGACTCCCCCGGCTTTGGGCCCTCGTCCACACCGGCAAGGTCGCCCCGTGGCAGGCCCGCCTGGTCGCCGGACGCACCATGCACCTCACCCGAGAAGCAGCGACCTTCGTCGACGACCAGGTCGCCGCAGTCACCGGGAAGATCGGACTCACCCAGCTGGACCGGCTGATCACCACCGCGATCACCCGCTACATGCCCGCCGAGGCGGAACGGCAGCGGGTCGAGGCGGAGGAGAAGCGCCGCTTCGACATCTTCCACGACCAAGACGGCCGCCGACACGGCCTCGCGGAGGTGGTCGGGGTTCTCGACCTGCCCGACGCCCTCGACCTGGACGCCGCCATCGGTGCGGGAGCGCGGATGCTCGCCGAGGCCGGAGTCGACAAGAGCCTGGACGTGCGTCGCTCGATGGCCGCCGGTGAGCTCGCCCGCTCCCAGCCCGCGCTCGACCTCACGACTACGAGCGAGCCCGGACCACTCGGCGACCCGGCGGACCAGCCCCACGACCCGACGACCACCAGCTCGGCGCCCGGGCCAGCATCCACGACCCTCCGGCCGCATCGGGCACCGTCGCAGGTGACCCTCTACGTCCACCTCTCCGCCGACGCCCTCACCGGCCGAAGCCAGCAGCCCGGATGGGTCGGGAACACCGGCACCCCCGTCACCGCCGACCAGATCCGCGACTGGTGCGGACGCCCCGACACCACGATCACCGTCCGACCGGTGATCGACCTGAACACCACGTCGTCCGTGGAGGGCTACGAGGTCCCGGACCGGATCCGCGAGCACATCGCCCTGCGCGACCGGACCTGCGTGTTCCCCTGGTGCAGCCGACCCGCCCACCCCCGCTCGACGCGCCAACGCAGCGACGGCACCGACACCTGGTCCACCGACGCCGACCACATCCAGCCCTTCGCCGCGGGTGGCGAGACGTCGACCAACAACCTCGCACCCCTGTGCCGCAAGCACCACCGACTCAAGACCCACACCCGCTGGCGCTACCGGATGCTCGCCCTCGGCCACTACGAGTGGGCCAGCCCCCACGAACTCCGCTTCCAGCGAGGACCCGACGGCAGCACCGTCGACCTCTCGCCGGAAGAACCCAAACCAGCGGCCCGGATACGACATGAGCAGGCATCCGCCCATGCCGCTGATCCGCCGCCGGAACCGTCGGCTGCTCGACCTCGCACGCCCGCGCTGACCACCGCCGGCTGA
- a CDS encoding DUF349 domain-containing protein yields the protein MTQSAGPESFGRVAEDKTVYVRTADGERAVGQVPDMSAEEALEFYVRRYRALELEVNLLVTRVRQGNLSPDEARKSVANVRQSLVDASAVGDLAALEGQLDSLGPVLAQQSEQRKAARAEQNAAAREAKEKMVQEAEKLAAGNDWRGGVNRFRDLLEEWKALPRIDRSTDEALWHRFSTARTSYTKRRKAQFAEQASKRDAAKAVKERIIAEAETLATSTDWGATSAAFRDLMQQWKAAGPAPRDVDDKLWGRFRGLQDQFFGARQAEQEAEDVEFTVNREAKEALLAEYEPQITPVTDLDASRTAYRALLDRWAEIGKVPRDSIRPLDSRMKALETAVRSAEEEKWKRTDPEARARAEETAAKLRDQIATLEQKAEAAEAKGKTKDAQSARDAAETYRSWLEQAEKAVADFSG from the coding sequence ATGACGCAGTCAGCAGGTCCGGAGTCCTTCGGTCGCGTGGCCGAGGACAAGACGGTCTACGTCCGCACCGCCGATGGTGAGCGGGCCGTGGGTCAGGTTCCCGACATGAGTGCCGAGGAGGCGCTGGAGTTCTACGTCCGGCGGTACCGGGCGCTCGAGCTGGAGGTGAACCTGCTGGTGACGCGGGTGCGCCAGGGCAACCTGTCCCCCGACGAGGCCCGCAAGTCGGTGGCCAACGTGCGCCAGAGCCTGGTCGACGCCTCCGCCGTCGGCGACCTGGCCGCGCTGGAGGGCCAGCTGGACTCCCTCGGGCCGGTGCTGGCCCAGCAGTCCGAGCAGCGCAAGGCGGCGCGGGCGGAGCAGAACGCCGCGGCCCGCGAGGCCAAGGAGAAGATGGTCCAGGAGGCCGAGAAGCTGGCCGCCGGCAACGACTGGCGCGGCGGTGTCAACCGGTTCCGCGACCTGCTGGAGGAGTGGAAGGCGCTCCCCCGCATCGACCGCAGCACCGACGAGGCCCTGTGGCACCGCTTCTCCACGGCGCGGACCTCCTACACCAAGCGCCGCAAGGCCCAGTTCGCCGAGCAGGCGTCCAAGCGCGACGCGGCCAAGGCGGTCAAGGAGCGCATCATCGCCGAGGCCGAGACGCTGGCCACGTCCACCGACTGGGGTGCCACCAGTGCCGCCTTCCGCGACCTGATGCAGCAGTGGAAGGCCGCCGGTCCCGCCCCGCGCGACGTCGACGACAAGCTGTGGGGGCGCTTCCGCGGTCTGCAGGACCAGTTCTTCGGGGCGCGGCAGGCCGAGCAGGAGGCCGAGGACGTGGAGTTCACGGTCAACCGGGAGGCCAAGGAGGCGCTGCTGGCCGAGTACGAGCCGCAGATCACCCCGGTCACCGACCTGGACGCCTCCCGCACCGCCTATCGCGCGCTGCTGGACCGCTGGGCCGAGATCGGCAAGGTCCCGCGCGACTCCATCCGCCCGCTCGACTCGCGGATGAAGGCGCTGGAGACCGCCGTGAGGTCGGCCGAGGAGGAGAAGTGGAAGCGGACCGACCCGGAGGCCCGCGCCCGGGCCGAGGAGACCGCCGCCAAGCTGCGCGACCAGATCGCCACCCTGGAGCAGAAGGCCGAGGCCGCTGAGGCCAAGGGCAAGACCAAGGACGCCCAGTCCGCGCGGGACGCGGCCGAGACCTACCGCAGCTGGTTGGAGCAGGCCGAGAAGGCGGTCGCGGACTTCAGCGGCTGA
- a CDS encoding MBL fold metallo-hydrolase — protein sequence MLIASFAVGPWQSNCYVVADAPGGDCLVLDPGPGALAPVRQVLREQQLRVTAVVATHGHLDHVMDADALCREVGAPLWIHPADRHLLTDPLAGIGPAAAPLLQQLTGGRPMVEPPEVLDLVGPTVELAGTTFTLAEAPGHTAGCVLLRADHPDPAVSGVVFSGDVLFAGSVGRVDLPGSDPAAMARTLAEVVLTLDDDVAVLPGHGSQTSIGRERAANPFLQQPTPSQFGAL from the coding sequence GTGCTGATCGCCTCCTTCGCCGTCGGACCGTGGCAGAGCAACTGCTACGTGGTGGCCGACGCGCCCGGCGGCGACTGCCTCGTCCTCGACCCCGGTCCCGGGGCCCTCGCGCCGGTGCGGCAGGTGCTCCGCGAGCAGCAGCTGCGGGTGACCGCCGTGGTGGCCACCCACGGCCACCTGGACCACGTGATGGACGCCGACGCCCTCTGCCGTGAGGTGGGCGCCCCGCTGTGGATCCACCCCGCCGACCGGCACCTGCTGACCGACCCGCTGGCCGGCATCGGCCCCGCCGCCGCGCCCCTGCTCCAGCAGCTGACGGGAGGCCGTCCGATGGTGGAGCCGCCGGAGGTGCTGGACCTGGTCGGCCCGACCGTCGAGCTGGCCGGCACCACCTTCACCCTGGCCGAGGCCCCCGGCCACACCGCGGGCTGCGTGCTGCTGCGCGCCGACCACCCCGACCCGGCCGTCAGCGGCGTGGTCTTCTCCGGTGACGTGCTCTTCGCCGGCTCGGTGGGCCGCGTCGACCTGCCCGGCTCCGACCCTGCCGCTATGGCCCGCACCCTGGCCGAGGTCGTCCTCACGCTCGACGACGACGTGGCGGTCCTGCCCGGCCACGGCAGCCAGACCAGCATCGGCCGCGAGCGCGCCGCCAACCCCTTCCTGCAGCAGCCCACCCCCTCCCAGTTCGGAGCCCTCTGA